AAAGTACCTTTAAGCGTAATTTTGTCTAAACCTTTCTTTTTGTCCCAACCACCAGCAACGGCCAGCGTAGCCGTCAACAATAATACTGTTACCGCAATAGCTCCTTTTCTAAACATCAATTGACTCCTTTATTTTTTTATTATTATTTTCGTCTTCCAAAAAAGTTACTTATTTACCCCACTCCCCCCTTTCTCTAATAAGATATATATAGAATAAGAGACAAGAGAAAGTCCTTTTATTCCCAAAACAAATAAAAAAATAATTATTTAGTTTCCATCCAGAAACTATAATAAATGAAACTTTGTTTTCAATTCGGAAAGGAGGGATTTTTTTGCAAGGTCAAGGAAATCAAGGGTTTCGCCGAGTTGTACTACTGTACATCGCACAAGCAAAACCGAAGATTGACGCAGAGATTGCGAAAAAGCACCCTTGACCGATGAAAACTATTTATGATTTTCCGGCCAGATAGAGCCAATAGAAACAAGAACAGAGCAATTTTTCAGCATATTTTTAAGCCGCCTTTGCATTCAGGGCCTCACCTTTTCCACTCAATAACAAGGCCCCACGATCCTCTTCCCCTGTAATATATTTTTGAGCCAGATCACCTATAGTGTAGCTCTCCAGCTTGGAGATTAACGTTCGTTGTGTTTCTTCCAGAGACAGATGGACAGCACAATAGCCCCCCTTATGACAGGTATCGCCTCTTTCTGTACAACGTGTCATAATAATGGGACCATTCACCGCCTCAATAACATCCTTCAAGGTAATAAGCCGGGCATCTTTTGAAAGAGAAACCCCTCCGTCCCTTCCCCTGTACCCCTTTACAATTCCGGCATTAACCAGAGGAGGTATAACCTTTGCCAGGAAATAACGGGGAATTTCCTCCTCCTGCGCAATCTCCTTTATGGTAACAAGCTCCTTGTTATTCTTCATTGCCAGGTTAACAACAGACCGGATGGCGTAATCTGCAACTTTATTAAGCTTCATCTCATCACACCTCATTTTGTAGTGATCATTGATTGCCTGTATGGTTCATGGTTTCCTTACAGATACGCCTTCCTAAAACCTGGCCCGCCAGGGCTACTACAATAAAATAAGGAACACTCCAATATCCCAGTCCGACAACACGCCTCAATATGATAGTAATAACAATGGGAATATAGAGGCACCTTGCCCAGGGTTTTGAGTATCTCTCGTACCTTCCACCAATGAGGCCGAAGGAAATATGTATAAAAAATGTATATAAAATGATTGAAAGGAAACTATCATCAATCATCCATTACTCCTCTTCCCTTCTGACTCTTCTTACTAGCCAGAACTCACCGAGGCCCGTCAAAACGACACCGAGCAGTGCATAGATATAAACGTTCATCGGCGTGGGGGCCTCCATAAAGAGATAGTGCCAGGAGGAGAGACTCATAATAAGTCCATGCTCACCATTTGATCCATCCCATGCATTTAAAGCGAGAGGGATAAATTTGCCCTCTTCGAACTGGACGTCATTCTTGTCCTCTGTTTTAAGGGGGCGCTTCATAACCACTTTGTATGTAGCTCCCTTCCAAATCGCCTTTGACGTCACCTGCTGCTGGTCGGCCGGCTGTGACTTTATGGGCTGTTTGTAACCCCTTGCAATAGAATCCTCTACAGCCGGTTCGCCGGCTGCATCCTTGTCGGCCTTCCATAGCCAGAGGTTCACCGGGTTTCCTGCATCACCTCTGAAGAAGTGAGGCTTCTTCGTCCCTTCAGCCATTTTGACGGGGAACTGTAAGGCGATGGAATCTCTGAAGTTATCAAAGTGTCGCGGGATCATATCATTTGCCGCTACATATGAATTATATGCCCCTATTTTACTTATTTCCCTGGCATTAAACTCCTGCGATTCATCGTGTGTAAGATCCTGGAAAGGATCATCCCACTCGACAAGGATGGCTATCTCTTTATCGTTATAGAGAGCCCTTACACTGGCAAGTTCGATACTTGGATTCTGCCATCTTGGCGCAGCAATAACCTGTCCTGCCAGCCTTACATCCATAGGCTCGGCATTTTGCCACTGCGGTGCCTCGGGATCCTGAGGAAGTTCTCCATCGATCTTCTTTGCCTTCATTACCGAGTGCTCTGTAGGGGTATACTGGAGCGACTTGATGTAGTTAGCCAGGTACCACCTTTCCTCATCATTAAAAGATTTTGCAAAGGAAGGCATGGGAGTACCCATAATACCCGTTGAAAAGCGCATATAAATATCTTCAACTTCTGACCCTGCTTTAATTTTCCATGGCTGGGTAATATTCCTGATACGAATGGGAAAGCCCCAGTCATCTTCTTTTATATCCTTCTGACCATCACCCTTACCGCCTTTCCCATGACATTCAAAGCATTTTGCCCTCATAAAGAGTTCCTTGCCTTTTGCAATGGTATCTGCATTGTAGGGTGCTTTATTCGCGGGAAGACTTATTACTTTTTTACTTGGATCAAGCTCGGGATCTTCAAATTCCATGGCAAAGGTTTTGATGTAATAGATAACCTGCCACCGTTCCTCTTCTGTAAGACCGTTCTTAATAATGTCATTATCAAAGGCCTGCATGGGAGTTCCCTGCAGACCACGGCTGACAGTCCTGAAAAGATCTTCATCGGTAGGCAACTCACCACTTCCCGTCGTCCTGAACTTGAATACACCAAGGGTAAAATCTCTCGGTCTGGGATCCATATAATCGGCAGCCGGGCCATTACCGTCCCCTAAAAGCCCGTGGCAGAAGCTGCACCTTTTGTAGTATATCTCTCTCCCTTTTTCAACGTTCTCAGGCGTCACAGGCGGCTTCGCCTTAGTCGGTTTTATGCCGGCCAGGGCACTAGTCCCAAACATAGTCATCAATATCGTTATTGCCAGAATGATTGCTCTTCTCTGCATGTCAACCCTCTCTTAAAATTTTCAATTGTTTATTGACGATTGTTGAATGATTTTTCAACCATCAATCGTCAATCTTCAATCCTAGTGTTCCTCGCCCTCACCGTGAGATTCGGGGATGCGGGCTGTCTTCTCAGCCAGATCATACTCACCCATAATGATCTTCCATCTCTCATCGTCAGTGAGGTTGACTTTCCACTCAGGCATTGCTGAGTCCCAGGGAGTCGCCTCTGTGGGCAGACCCGGGCCGCCGTTTGCAACCCTCCAGAAGGTATATCCCTCGACAATAACCTCAATTGTACCGTTATCAGTAAAGTTGATAGGCCTCAGCTTGAAGCCGTCAGCCATAGGCCCGTCACCGGCAACAGAGTCACCATGACAGGGTCGACAGTTCATTGCATAAAGAGCGCGTCCCTCAAAGAGATTCTTTTCATGCAATGCACCTCTGGCTGTCTCCCTGTCCACCTTACCTGATTCCACTTCCTTTATAAATTTCTTCCATGGCCCAGTAGGGATGAAAGACAAAGGATGGCCATCGGGATCAGGCCTCATTTCAAGCCAACTTTCAATATCGGCACTTACCTGGGGAATAAAATCTACCTCACCGGCCTTTGCCTGTTCTACAAAGGCATCAATTTCCGCATCTGTCGGATTCTCCATGGGATTTTTCATGGACTCAAACTTTTTAGGAAAGTTCGATGAGGGGTGCTGTATCCTGAGGGCCACAGGAGGGTTCACTTTTGGAACCGTAAAATCGTAAACCTGCCATCCCACAACAAGAGGAACGACGGCTAAGACCACACTGCGCTGTAAACTGCCAAATTCACCTTTTAGCAGCCTAAGGATTGGCCTCAGGAACTCATTCATTCCCTCATCGGAAAATGTGACGTAGAGAAAAAGAGCAACAAGCGTGAGTACCATATAGAAGAGCACCAACGTTCCCGGCACAGGAAGGGGGAAAGGCATCCCCGTTGCCTGCCTTGAGATGAAGGGGATGAGCCACTTTATAAGACCGTATATGACTAGCAGGGTCAAAACGATTGTCCAGAAGAAATTTAACTTTGATTTACCCATTTATATCTCCCTTATCGTATCAATTCTTTATTTTTGAGCTTTTTGCATAATCAGGTAGGAAAGCACATCCTGATAATCCTTTACCGTAAGAGATTCGGAAAGGTCATCAGGCATTACGCTTGTACTCTCATCTATCTTTGATTCTTTAATATCACTCTTGCTGATAGTGACAACGTCTCCATCTGCCTTGGTGATGTCGATTTCCGTCGCTTCATCACGGGTTTTAATCCCTTTGAACTGTCGCCCTTCTTTATTAACAACGACGTGGGTCTCAAAACCTTCAACAATAACAGTACCGGGCTGAACGATAGATTCGGAAATATACTTAAGACCCTTCTTGCCTATTGCGGAAAGTTGGGGGCCTATTTCTCCTCCCTCGTCACCTATCATATGACACTCACTGCAGTTGTCCTCAAAAACAATCTTCCCGTTACCGGGGTCACCGCCTCCGGCTGCTGAAGCTGCTGCGATTTTGTCGTAATATTTTTTTGTTACCTCACTTGGATTATTGAGAGCATCCATGTCGAGATCTCCACCCTGACTCTGAAGATAAACAACAACGGCCTTGATCTCGTCGAGGCTTAGCGATATTGGCGGAGCAAAGACGATTGCCATCTCATTTTTATAGCCATCTACCACGAAAGCTCCCGGATCGGCCAGACTCTCTACAAGATAATCGGTAGGTGAATAATTTTTTCCCGTCTGCTCACTGCGCTCTTTGGCCCTCTCAACCGCTCTCGCACCGATGGGCAATGCAAACTTTTCTCCGAACTGACCCAAATTGGGACACCTGACGGCGCTTCCCCTGTCCCCAAGGCTGTGGCAGGTAAAGCAACGACCTTTACCCCAGAAGATGGCTTCACCCCCTTCGGGAGTGACCTCTACTGCACCGCCTCCACCCTTTTTTTCACCACCCGTAAGGTCGGTTATGGCCTTTCCTACATAAAGAAAGGTGGCCAGAACCAACAGCAGAAATATAAAAACATTAAGAACAGCTTTCATTGATAACCTCCAAAGAATAGTTCTGAAAATGACTTGTAATCTCCCCTAACCCCTCTTTTTCTAAGAGGGGAACATTGCTCTTTCCCCCTTAGAAAAAGGGGGATTAAGGGGATTTTCAAATAACTTTATTAATCAATCCTTCTTTTTCTGCGAAGCAATACCGCCAAGCCAGAACATAAAGGCCACTCCAACGAGGAAGACCAGAACGGAAAGTCCTACCATCTGCGTCATAGTGTAGTTACTGGGCGTATAGGCCCACTCCGATGTATCCCTCATTACGCCAAAGATATGCCAGTCAGTCCTGAGTCCTGAACGGATGAAACCCATAAGCCCCATATTCATGGTAATAACTATGGTCAAAAGAAGGAGCGCGTACTGACTTCTTACTGTCATCTTTCCCCACTTCAGCGGTCCGATCTCCTTGGCATTTCTGAAAAGGAAGGCATCAATGGCACTGACAAGGATCAAAGCGCTGATTAGCTGTAGAAACTGGCTAACAGCAATATTCCTGAGGAAGGGCGATGCTTTTTCCATCACAACAAAGCCATAAACACCCAGGAAACCTGTGACGCTTAAAGCCGTAAAACCGAGATAGAGATATTGACCTAAAACCCCTTTATCCTTTAAGGCAAGGAGAACAGCAACAACAGCTACTGCACAGTTAGCTAGAAGAAGGTAGCCCGTTGTTTTAAAATACTCGGTCCGGTCCGCCGGTAGATCGAGGCTACCTGGATCGAGGGTGATCATGGAGACGGCATACTGACCAACAATCAATATGGCCAACAGGCCTGCCATAGGGATCACAATTTTAGGCGCTTTTCCTTGCCGGCTGATTGGCAGAGTATCACCTTTATTCCCTCTTCTGTATAGGAGAAAGCTGAAAAAAGTAGCCAGGATGATCAGGTTAACAACCGCATTCTTTGCCGGCATCAGTCCTAAATATTTCAAGGTGGGGTGATACTGGCTACCACCCATCTGGGATACCTCTTGACCGGTAAGGGGCAGATTGTGAGGCGTCAGCCACACGGCAAAGGAGATGATAATAGCACCGAGAATGAACTTTATATATTTATAATACCTCTCCGCCCCGGGTATCCTCGTCATGCCGCTCCATAGATAGTAGTTACTTATAAGGAAAAGCGACCCTACGAGCATAGCCTGGATGATAAAAGTCCATGAGAAGTCACCGCCCATCATGTTGTTCCCCATAACGGCACTCGTTGAATAGACCTCACGTCCGAGATAGTATCCAGCGAAGGGAAGAGGAATAAGGGCTGCTATAGCGACGAAGTTCGCAATATAGCCCATCCAGTCATAATGAGCTTTCTCTTCATCAGTTTTTGATCCGAGAAATTTGACTGCCGCATAGGAACCTGCAACCAATCCTCCAAAAGCAAGGTTCCCAAGCATTCTGTGAATGGCCACCGGTGTTGCAAGGGTGTTTTCGAATACCTGCCAGAGCGTACCCGTCAGTACTCCCTTCTGGTCAACACCTCCGGGGCTCATCATAAAGCCGACCCAGGAATTAGCCATCTGCATGATAGCCGTACCAACGACGTTTAGCAAAATACCTATCAGTATGTGGGTACTCTTCCTGTCCTTCACCATCATTAAACCGATACCAACAGGTAAAATGTAGAGAAAAGCCATAAAGGTTCTCGTATCAGTCCTCATTTGGGGACCGAATGCTCCAAAGAAGAAAGCTATGCCGATCAAAATGACAACGGCACCGAGACCTTTCATGAACCACTGCACAGGTTTGCTGTACTCTTCTCCGCCACTGAGCCAGCCCCAGCCGTAATAGTATAGATAGAGGCAGAAGGTTTCGCCGAAGAAAAGGAGGGCATAAATGAACATGACGTCCTTGAAGTTGCCCGCCATATACCCCATGAATGTGGGATAAAGTGTAAAAAGGGCAAAGGCGAGAAGCCCGCCGAATGCAGCCGTTGTCGCATAGGCAACACTCAAAAGAGATGTAAACTCGTATGACAGCTTGTCGAACTTCTTATCTCCACCCTTCCAGCCTACGATCTCGATTATCACCGCAAATAGCGGAACACCAAGAACAAAAGCCCCGAAAAATAGGTGCATCTGGGCTATAAACCAGACAACCTTCCTGGAGTCGAGGCCCAACACCTGCCGGTATACATTCTCTTCAAGGGCATATGCCGTTGATGATAGTACAAGCGCCATCAACAGGGCCGCAACGCCCCCTTTAACAATCTTATTAGATAACAAAGTCATATCTGTAACACCTCCATAAAAATCTCACATAGAAAGAAATTTGCAGGGGCAAACCCCTGTGTTTACCCTTTTTAAATAAAGGGCAAAGGCGGGGATCTAAATTGCCTTTTTTTATTTATTTTAAAACAAGGGCAGGCACGGGGGGCTGCCCCTACGGACAAATTAAATAGCTATTTCTCTCTTTTAAGCGCCCTTACAAACCTCACCACACCGGCAATCTCTTCCACCTCCATCTCTTCATCGTCGATATTCGTTTTACTGCAGATATTGATGGGTTCCGTCAAATCCTTCAGTTTATCGTTAGAAGGAGTCTTGCTATTCAAAGGAGGAATGGATTGACTATGGCATTCCAGGCAAATTTCTTCAAAGAGCTTGTCACCTGTAACGGCCCTGGCATAGAGGATCATGCTCTTCATTTCATCCTCGTTAATAACGTCCTTCCAGGGAGGCATTAGCTCTCCCTTTCCCTCCTTGATCGTCTTTAAAAGTTCCTCCTCCTTTTTATCGAGCCGTTCACCCTTTGCAAAGTTAGGGGCTTCAGGAAGAACTGAATTACCGTCAAAGCCATGACAGGCTGCACAGTTTTCTTCATAGATGGCTCTAGCCTTTTTTATTATTTCAAGTTTCTCTACCCACTTTGCATCTTCAGCGGCAAAGGCCGAACCTGTAAAAGCAGCTGCTAATAACAATGCCAGAATGATAATTACTCTATTCATCTTTTCTCCTCATTAGTGTAATGTACCGGAAAGAGCCGAATAAAATTCCGCCAGTGCATCTATGCACATCCAGTGATACTCCTCATAGTCGGCATCGTTAAGACGGTCCAGGAGTATTTGTGTACAATGTGGATCTTCCAGCCGTCTCAATGTCCTTGCAGCCTCACGTCGCAACTCCCCGCCATGATCAAATATGACATTCAGTACTTTTCCGCTAAGCTCCCCTTCTTCTTCATCTTCTGTTACAACATTGAGGGCCGCCCTCTTTACCACCATCTCTTCATCATCAAGAGCCCTGGATAACAAATCCACTGCTGTCGAACCCTCCATAGAAGCGGCCACATTCAAGGCTCTCTCACGTACAAAGTAGTCAGGGTCACCTATTAGTATATGGAGCTTTTCTTCGATAACACTCTGAGCACCGAAACCCTTAAGGGCATCTATTGAAGCAAGTCTTACATCTCTGCTATCAGATTCAAGCCCTTCCAGTACTAAAGGAAGTGACTTTTCATCACCTATCCTGCCAAGAGAAGTAATAACCTCCTTACAGATATCAGGATTATCAATATCCACAGCCTCAGTTAAAGTCTCAAGCGCCTTTTCGCACTTCCTCTCTCCAAGGAGCCTTGCAGCAATAAGCTTCACTCTTATCTCTCTCTGTTCCATCTCAAAAGACCTGGCTTCCTCTTCAAGTTTGCGCTTTATCTCTCTATTCTCCTGAGCTTCAGGGGAAACCTGCGAAGCCATGATGGAAGCAAGAGTGGAAACATCCTCCTTACCGATAGCCACCTCTCCATCGCCCAACAATTCTTCTACAGAGGGTTTATCTTCTTCACTCTCTTCCTCAATGGAGTTCATATCTTCCGATATATGAGACACTTCACATTGGTCAACTGTTTCAGTCACAAAACCTTCTAGTAAGATATCTGCAAGTGTTTCCACTGATCCCTCAGGGTCTATCTCGGCAAGTGCCGTCATGGAAGCGATGGAAACGTTATCCTTCTTATCAAAAACAGTCCTCTTCAGCACCTCTACAGGATCAATGACTTCTTCCACACTTTCCACTGCCTCACCCTCTTCGTCTGAGGCATCTAAAAGCTCTTCTTCCCCAACAGTCTCATCCACCTCCCGGGACTCCATTCCCTTGCCCTTCAACATCCTGCCTAGAGCTATTGCAGCCTGAACTCTCACATTATTATCCATCTTTTCGTCATCGAGCATGGAGGCAATCTTTTCCTCAGGGCCCTCTTTAGCTATTTTTCCCAATGCTAAAACAGCGGCATAATTAAGGTCTCTATCATCGACGGAAAGATACATGCTGATTAGATCTACATATTCAGGACTGCCGATTTCACCCAGTATTTTCAGAACTTTAGTGATGAGATAAGGGCTTGGGGAGTCACTCATCAACTTGATTAGTTTTTCGGCAACAGCCTTACCACGCATTTTTCCAAGAATTTCTGCTGCTTCCTCACAGACATTACTGTTGTTATCAGACAAAAGCATGGTAAGAGGAACAATGATCTGGGGACTCTTTGTGGCGCCCAGTGCCCTCGCCGCATATATGCGCACGTCCGGATCTTCATCCAGTAGCGCGTTACTCAATGATTCAAGAAGCCGGTTATCTATTTCACCGTTTTCGTTAGTTATAAAGTCAAGTTCTATAAAGGCCTTGGCCGCCCTTCTTCTGGCTAACCTTCCACCCTTTTCAAGTTGCTCAAGGAGGAAGTTCGTAGCCCTGGTACTGCTCAATTTGGCAAGCACCCTGAATCCTTTTTCCTGGAGGTCTTCATATTCCTCATTGAGAAGAAGTTCTATTACACCATCGGCGGCATTTTCATCACCCAATTCACCGAGAGCATCGAGGGCCTGGCTCTGCACTTCCCATGCAGGAGCAAATTCCATATCATCCCCTTCACCGTCATAGATATCGAGGTAGCCATCCTCTTTGATACATTCCATCAAGACGTTAAGGGCCTTTTTCGACCTCATTTTACCCAGCGCGATAACGGCCTGGATACGCACCTCTCCATCGGGGTCATTCTTTAAGGTATCGATCAAAGGATCGACGGCATCTTCCATATTCAAATTACCGAGCGCTTGCGCCGCATCCATACTCACATCAGGATCACTATCGTGCAAGGCATCTATAAGCTTATTTATGGATTCTTTATCAATAGCCTTCATTTTTTCAAGAGCCCTTACAGCACAACACCTTGAAAGAGAATTATCTCTGCTCAATACTTCCTGAAGATTTTCTATCACTGTTTCACGGTTTGCTTTTTTTATACTGTTCATAGGTTCCGTCATTTCAGTTATCATAATTAAGACCATTTCATCACATTTGTTAGAAAAATCAGGGGCACCCCCACATAAGGATGCCCCTGAAAGAAAACAGACTCTAGGCGATATCCCTCCGGATGAAGCTCATCTGGGAGAAGCTCTTCTTGAAAGGCGATTCACCGATCTTCTTAACCTTACCCATGGCAATCTTATAGTTGTAGTTCATTGTCATAGGATCAGGTACTCTTGGTGCAATCGAATTGAATGCCTGCTTTTTATCAAGGAAGTTGGTAAAGGTTACCCCCTTCTTAATGGCAGGTGTTACGATTGCCACGGCAGAGAACTCACCTGATTCAAACTTGAGGTGTCCACGCTTTTTGAGACCGTTGAAGTACATGTCGTCACCTTTCACACCAAGGTTGAAGTCCTTCTGGATTGCAACCCTGTCGTTGGTTACGGTCACCATATCACCGGACTCGATACCCCTCTTCTTAGCATCAGCAGGGTGAATCTCGATGAAGTTCATGGGCCATCTCTGTTGGATATAGGCACGTCTTTCCGTATCATCGAATCCGGATTGCCATATCTCGTTGATACGACCGGCAGTTACCCAGAGTTCACCGTCCCTCGGCTTGAGATAGTCATGGTACTGGTTCCAATAGAAATTCCATGGCGTTTTCATCAGGTTCAGCTTACCTGTCTGTGATTTAAAGGCCATAATGTTCTTCTTGATAACCGTAGGACCCTCGGGACCGGTTTCCGGTATGGCGAACTTCTTATTTTTATTACGGTCATACCAGTGCTGCCTCGGTGTTTCCATGATCTTGCCGTCAACCCAGAGAAGCGGCGCCTGATAACCCTGCGTACCTCTCTTGGCCAGGAAGTCATGAGCTTTCATACCGGCCTTCCTTGCGGCAACCTTAATTGCGTTGAAGTCAGACCTGTGACCACGGCTGAACCTGCAAGCCTCCTCGAATACATCGTTGGAGTCTTTCCAGTCGTAACCGTCAAAGCCCATCTTCTTGGCAAACATAGAGACGATCTTCCAGTCTGGTTTGGCGTCACCCGGTGCATCGTAGAACTTAGAATAAAGACGGATACGCCTTTCACCGTTCTCCCTGGTAAAGCTGTCTTCACCCCATGTTGCGGCAGGAAGAATAATGTCGGCATACTGGCTGCCAACGGGATCGATGAGGTAGATGTCCTGATTGACGACAACCATACCACCACTGTCTACCCTCTTCTTGAGTGTTTCGATAATTTCTTTCTTATCGAAGCTCTTTACCTGGTTCGGATTGAGCTTGACCTGTCTCTTAAAGCTATCCTGCATAGCTGCAGAACCGGCCATGGCCTGCATCCAGGTCGTTCCAACTACATAGGCAAATCGCAGGTGGCCCGCTTCAACCCAGCGGTCAAGATCCAGTCTATGACGCCTTCTGCCGGGGAACTTGTAAGGTGACCTGATACCGGGGTAAGGGCCACCGCCCCTGCCGCCACGCTGATGTCCACCGAGACGGGTTACAGCACTTCCGGGCTTTCCACCTGCACCGCAGATAATTCCAAGTACTCCAACTGAGGCAGTGTTACCCCAGTTGTTTGACCAGTAATTACCTTTCTCGATACCGATTGTAAGCTTACGGCGCTTGCCTCTTTTCGGCTTAGCCATTAATTCAGCTGCTTTGTAGATCTTCTTTACATCAATTCCGCAAATCTTGGCAGCAACCTTCGGATCGGCTGACTTTTCACCGAGGTTCCACTTTTTATAAGCTTCGATGCCGTTAACGACGCCGATCTTACCCCATGTGGTTCTCCACTGCCATGGTGTATTACGCGTTCCCTGGCCGAATCCGGAGTCCGTCTCCCACTTATTGTTAACAAAGCGCTTGATGAATTCCTTGTCTTCCCATCCTTTTTCAAGGATGACCCTTGCAATGGCGTTGTGCAGGGCCTGATCGGTTCCAGGCGTAATATCGATCCAGAGGCCGCCATTCTTTTCTATATGGGCAACACCGGCAGTTCTTCTGGGGTTGACCATGATAACCTTGGTCTTGTTTTTCTGGATTCCTTTGAGAATCCACTCATTCCAGACGATTGTTTTCGCTTCATAGGGATCGGTCCCTGAAAGGAAAATTGTGTCTGCAAGAGAGAAGTCCTCGTAGGCTGCGGGAAAGATGTCATAACCGATATCTACCCAACCCGGAACGGAGTTAACGATTGCCGGGTGGTCATGATGTGCCACAGCCGGCGTCCCGATATTCCTGAAAGCAAGCTTGGTAAGTGCAAAAGTGTTCTCATAGTATTGGTAACTAAAGTACTTGAGACCCCATGCATTCTCACCGTGATTTTTAAGAACATGCCTCGAAACATCGGCCATAATGTCCAGGGCAAAGTCCCAGGTAACAGGCATGAGCGTATCATGAACCCTTACCATAGGATATTTGAGCCTGTCCTGGGTAGGGCTCTTAGGATTGTATACTTTCTGGGCAATACATCCGCCACGTATACTGGCGTCTCCGCCGACGTTAACGACCTTTGAGTCACCATCAGGTACAACGGCAATATTGTAAAGCTTACCTTTATAGGCAGCCTGTGTTACCTGGGTTGGACTTACCCAGTTACCGGATCTTCCCGGAATGCTCGTAGAACCGGGCAGAACAAAATCCCTGTTTAGAGCATTCTGGCTCTTCTTGGGTCCACCGGGCTTTGCATTTGCAGGCCAGCGGTAGACCTTGTAGCCGCATGCAACGATACAGTAATCGCAACATGTAGTGAGCACCTCTGCGTTTTTAGGCGGAAGAGGCACTCTGTCTTCTGGCTGATAATGTGGTGTTGACATAGTATATACCTCCTATCCTTTCAAGTTATCGTACCGGCCATAAATAAGACCGATAAGTCCGACGGCATAAATGTCGTCTCCCTCGACTTCGAGGAGAACCTGTGGAAGGCTCTGCGTTGCATGACCGGTGACGATCATACCGTGCCTCGTCAGGTCAAAGGTAGACTGATGGAAAGGACAGGGTCCGAGAGCTTTGTCTGCGGACTGATAGAACCTTCCCATGGGGCCACCCATATGTGTACAGAGCGTATTAAAAGCCACAACATCTTTCTTTCTTCCTATCCCGCCTCCGGCAGGCGTCCCGAGCTTAACAAGTATGCTCTGGGAATTTTTGCCGTCATCGGGATATTTGAAAGTCAAAGGCTTGTTGGCCTTCAGCTTACTGAGCCTTCCGATCTTCTTTTTCGGATAGGTAGTCACTTCAGCCGCTATGGCCTTTCCTTCCAGACCGGGAATATTGTTGAGAAGTACCGTAGTTGCTACGGCAGCACCGCTCCCGATAAGAAAGGCCCTTCGGCTTATGCAACGGTCATCATTTTTACTATTTTCCATAGCTTAAACCTCCTTAATATTTGATGCCCTGGGCATCGAGGTAGAACTCGATTCCAGTGATTTTGGCCTTCTTCTGGGTCAGGCGCT
The sequence above is drawn from the Deltaproteobacteria bacterium genome and encodes:
- a CDS encoding cytochrome c, whose amino-acid sequence is MNRVIIILALLLAAAFTGSAFAAEDAKWVEKLEIIKKARAIYEENCAACHGFDGNSVLPEAPNFAKGERLDKKEEELLKTIKEGKGELMPPWKDVINEDEMKSMILYARAVTGDKLFEEICLECHSQSIPPLNSKTPSNDKLKDLTEPINICSKTNIDDEEMEVEEIAGVVRFVRALKREK
- a CDS encoding arsenate reductase (azurin) large subunit codes for the protein MSTPHYQPEDRVPLPPKNAEVLTTCCDYCIVACGYKVYRWPANAKPGGPKKSQNALNRDFVLPGSTSIPGRSGNWVSPTQVTQAAYKGKLYNIAVVPDGDSKVVNVGGDASIRGGCIAQKVYNPKSPTQDRLKYPMVRVHDTLMPVTWDFALDIMADVSRHVLKNHGENAWGLKYFSYQYYENTFALTKLAFRNIGTPAVAHHDHPAIVNSVPGWVDIGYDIFPAAYEDFSLADTIFLSGTDPYEAKTIVWNEWILKGIQKNKTKVIMVNPRRTAGVAHIEKNGGLWIDITPGTDQALHNAIARVILEKGWEDKEFIKRFVNNKWETDSGFGQGTRNTPWQWRTTWGKIGVVNGIEAYKKWNLGEKSADPKVAAKICGIDVKKIYKAAELMAKPKRGKRRKLTIGIEKGNYWSNNWGNTASVGVLGIICGAGGKPGSAVTRLGGHQRGGRGGGPYPGIRSPYKFPGRRRHRLDLDRWVEAGHLRFAYVVGTTWMQAMAGSAAMQDSFKRQVKLNPNQVKSFDKKEIIETLKKRVDSGGMVVVNQDIYLIDPVGSQYADIILPAATWGEDSFTRENGERRIRLYSKFYDAPGDAKPDWKIVSMFAKKMGFDGYDWKDSNDVFEEACRFSRGHRSDFNAIKVAARKAGMKAHDFLAKRGTQGYQAPLLWVDGKIMETPRQHWYDRNKNKKFAIPETGPEGPTVIKKNIMAFKSQTGKLNLMKTPWNFYWNQYHDYLKPRDGELWVTAGRINEIWQSGFDDTERRAYIQQRWPMNFIEIHPADAKKRGIESGDMVTVTNDRVAIQKDFNLGVKGDDMYFNGLKKRGHLKFESGEFSAVAIVTPAIKKGVTFTNFLDKKQAFNSIAPRVPDPMTMNYNYKIAMGKVKKIGESPFKKSFSQMSFIRRDIA
- a CDS encoding HEAT repeat domain-containing protein; this translates as MNSIKKANRETVIENLQEVLSRDNSLSRCCAVRALEKMKAIDKESINKLIDALHDSDPDVSMDAAQALGNLNMEDAVDPLIDTLKNDPDGEVRIQAVIALGKMRSKKALNVLMECIKEDGYLDIYDGEGDDMEFAPAWEVQSQALDALGELGDENAADGVIELLLNEEYEDLQEKGFRVLAKLSSTRATNFLLEQLEKGGRLARRRAAKAFIELDFITNENGEIDNRLLESLSNALLDEDPDVRIYAARALGATKSPQIIVPLTMLLSDNNSNVCEEAAEILGKMRGKAVAEKLIKLMSDSPSPYLITKVLKILGEIGSPEYVDLISMYLSVDDRDLNYAAVLALGKIAKEGPEEKIASMLDDEKMDNNVRVQAAIALGRMLKGKGMESREVDETVGEEELLDASDEEGEAVESVEEVIDPVEVLKRTVFDKKDNVSIASMTALAEIDPEGSVETLADILLEGFVTETVDQCEVSHISEDMNSIEEESEEDKPSVEELLGDGEVAIGKEDVSTLASIMASQVSPEAQENREIKRKLEEEARSFEMEQREIRVKLIAARLLGERKCEKALETLTEAVDIDNPDICKEVITSLGRIGDEKSLPLVLEGLESDSRDVRLASIDALKGFGAQSVIEEKLHILIGDPDYFVRERALNVAASMEGSTAVDLLSRALDDEEMVVKRAALNVVTEDEEEGELSGKVLNVIFDHGGELRREAARTLRRLEDPHCTQILLDRLNDADYEEYHWMCIDALAEFYSALSGTLH
- a CDS encoding arsenate reductase (azurin) small subunit, coding for MENSKNDDRCISRRAFLIGSGAAVATTVLLNNIPGLEGKAIAAEVTTYPKKKIGRLSKLKANKPLTFKYPDDGKNSQSILVKLGTPAGGGIGRKKDVVAFNTLCTHMGGPMGRFYQSADKALGPCPFHQSTFDLTRHGMIVTGHATQSLPQVLLEVEGDDIYAVGLIGLIYGRYDNLKG